Within the Gossypium raimondii isolate GPD5lz chromosome 12, ASM2569854v1, whole genome shotgun sequence genome, the region CCATTGCAGCAGCTTCCATGCATTGGTCCCATTCGATATCGGTGATGTGCACTGAACCGGTGACAGGCTTGTAGCACTGTGGATAGCCGATGATCCTCCGAACCTTACTGTCCCAACCGGCACCTTGGCAGTTGAAAGCTCCAATAACACCTCCATACTGCACAAAGTCGTAAATTTGAGATCATATATGAAAAGTAACTTCATGtacaagtaaagaaaaaaaaatggtaacAATGAAGGAGGTACCTTATTGAAATTCCATAGCTTGAGAAGGGACTTATTATCGAATAAAGGGTTTACAAAAAGACAATCTCGGGTCGGAAGGGCAAAGCACTGGCACTTCGGGATGGTGCCATCAGGGTGAACCAGCTTCTTAATAAGGTCAAAATTATGGCAGCCAAGGGAGTCGCTCAAATAAACTGGTCCACCGCATATTGCCCTGGATCCAGCATGATATTTGGCACAAACATGGTCAGATTGGAACATGTCCCAATCAGGTTGTATGATCTGACCCATCCACAAGCTATTATAAGCACAGTGGATCATGTGAACACCTTGCAACCAGAAAACTCCATTCGGATCCCCATTCGGGTCTTGGAACCAGAAATCATCACCTGTATTGAAATATAGATGAGACCAAAACATGTTTTTGGTACACTTAATGTAAATTGGTGGGAATTAAAAGAAACGTGTTTGAGTTTCTTACCAACTCTGCCCATGGATATCTGTTTTGTCCCAAGGAAGAAAAAATCATTGCATTGTTGCATGCTGGAGATGATTCCAGTCCCTTTGAAGTTCTTTGACAACGAACTCGATAAACCATTGTAGTAAGCCTTGGCAAGGTTAACCCGGCCTCCGTATTCTTCGGATACATATTCGAGAGTCTGCATTGAGAACATAATCATATAGAAtcattacaatgcttcatcaaACATATGCTATAGTACTAATTCGAGTTTATGAAGTTACTTACGTGAATAACATCAACTTTTACTCCAGTAACACCGGATTCAGAAAGGTGAGAATGCATGGAATCAAAGAAATCATCAGCTTGATTTGGATGAACCAGTCCAATCCCACCTTCAACAATTTTATCCACGGCCAAATCCGGCATGGTCCCATCAAGTCCTGAAGAGACATTACAAGGAACCACTTTACAATCGAGGTGAGTTGCTCCTGGTCTAACACCACCCCAAGCACCACAAAGAGCATGCCACACCCAAATGTCGTCTAAACCTTTGAACTCGGTTCTCAAATCCCTTGTAAATGCCTTCAAGCCGAAGTCATCACCCTTGCAGTCAAAGCTTTCACGGTTTCCATTTGGGAGCCCACTTCCTTCTACTTCAAACATATCATCCAATTCTTGTTTCAGCTTCTTGATCTTGGTTTCAAACTCGGAAACATCAGTAGCACCGGATTGAAGTGCCTTGTCACGAGCCTTGACGGCATGTTCGATTTCAATGGCCTTAGTGATCAGCATCTTAGGCTTTTGTGGATTGAATGACAAGGCATTAGAACCCAAGAAGGAACCACCCTTGTATTTTCTAAACTTGTCACACTCTTCAAATCTATGAAGCCTAGCAGTCATTTGTTCCCCACCAAGGGCGAGGTTTTTAGCATCCTCATTAGGGTCATCACCATCATTATTAATGCTTTGCCACCCATCATCGATGATGACAAACCTCGGCGACACCCCTGCATCGGCAAACTCTTTAACACCCTGCCATACACCAGCCGGTTCAACGGTTAAGTAAAAAGCATCCCAAGTGCACCAACCAAATTTGTCAACTATACTAGGAAGGCTCTTCTCTTCCAAGAGCTTAAAGGTATTAAGATGAACCCTAATGGCACTAAATGCTTCTTTCATCAAGTTGAAAGGGTTTTCAGACACATGAACGTAAGCTATTGAACTAAAACAACATGACTTAACATGACTAGAACCACTCTCAGCAAAGATCATGACATGTCCATCATTACCAGGTCTAAGAGCAGACCTGAAACCACCTTCAATGATGGGTATAATTATTACATAGGACTTAATTTCAGGCACATCTAAAACTACCCATTGAGTTTCCATTTGCAAATCAGACCCTGAAGTTCCAACCCATTGTGTAGACCACCATGTTTTGAACCTAAAGATACTCAAAAAGTTCCTATCAGTAAACCTACCCAATGAGTTCACCACACTATCAGATGGCTCATCAATATTGAACCCTAAGAACCCACCTTTGTGAGACAAAGCCTTGACTCGTTGAACCAAAGGAAACGGTGCATCAGACTCTGTTTCATTACAAACCAAAGAAAATGGTCTGAAACTAACATTGCTAGGAACATCATGTAATAAAGGACAACCTTTGACACTGAACTTTCCCTTACATAAATCAAAACACTGATCCAAACTACTAGAACGAAGACGATTCAAAATAGAATTAACAGGGTTGTTTGAAGGTGCCATAACAAAAGCCAAAAAACTCTCAAATCCTAAACAGATTTATACACACAAAGATTGAATTTTTGGTTGTCAATGTGGGGATAACAAGAGACAAGATTTATACACACTAAGGGACCACTTTTTTTGGGGAATCTAAATCCTAAACAGATTTTAAGTTAATGAAGCGAGTGATTTACGAAGAAATGTGGGAAATAATTTTGGtaaactttacaaaaaaatggaaaaaaagatTACAAGGAAAGAACAGTTATGGTAGTTGATGAACTTAAAAGAAAGAACACTGATTTTTTGCTTGCACACAAAGAAGATTTGGTGATGAGCTTTGTTTCAAGCTATGGATGTATATATAGAGAAATAAAAGGAAGTGGGTGCAtagtaaaagttgaattaaaaatagaatgaaaGTTTATCTAGATAAAAAGAAGATCATGTTGGGCGGTTGATGGTTAGTTTCCTGTTAATTTTGTCTTGTCTTGTTTTTAGTTAAAATCTTTGTACGCATAGAAACCTAATTTGATTAGATgatgtatgcatgcatgcatggaTGTATGgatgttatgttatgttatgttatgttatgttatgttaatgTATGGTGAAAGAGAACTAGAAACTTCTTTAGTTGTTGGGGCCAGTACTGATACAGAAAGGAATAAATGGTCGgtgagaatttttattttttattaattttattgggAGATACCATTGGCTATAACGCCATTGACATGGGAAATGATGACATGAGGAAAGATCTCAAAGGTTTAATTTCGATTTGAGTCCCTCTACCATGATAaaacttgagatttaatcttACTCTAATTTAACATAACTTAATATCTCtatttttcataatattattagtagATCCAACTAACCATGTACAACTAGCAATAAATTTACATGTTGATCAAGTACTTAATGTGATAAAAAAATCCCCATCTCTATGAAAATTAATCTTTTTGAGGATGATATCTATTTCACCCAATAATGTTATCATTGGAGTTTAAACTTGATTTCTCTCTCTGTGAGTGTAATATGTCTTATCATTGCATTCAATTTTATTAGTCTCGTCATCACTTTTAAATGCAATAACTAATGGAGTTATCAATTCGAACctcaaaaccaaatttaaaaagacGGATTGAATTCTAAATCGTAATATAGTACATGGACTAAAACCAGAATTAGATGAATCCCAAATAGGTCTTTCTGGACGGATTTGTGGAGAGCAAGGTATTATCCAAAGCACGAAAGCCAACCTTAGTGTTGGCTAAAGGGTAAAgctaataatgaaattatttctataaaaaattataatattaatggTTAACAATGTGAACAAACactaaataaatattgtttatttttaatagaaacattcaatttttagactaatttaataaaggaaataattaGATATGGTGGCCAACTGATCTCTCAGGAAGACTGCAGAGATTTCTGGCCGATTAAGTGcgtattgaaattaatttttcgatttaatgtttaattaattatatgtattaaaataatattttattactatttttagcTTCCTAATTAAGCATTTACCATAAATAGTGTAAAAACGAATGTCCTTTTCatgggcaaaatggtcaattccAAGTGAATCTCCGGACCCAAAGTGACCCATGCCCGACTATCCATCAAATCTTTTCTCAAAGTCAAAATTGAGAGTGAGTTTAGATAAGCGATTGGATGTGATGCGTTTAATTCACgttatagtattttaattttaccgttatcgttatttttacactaatcacaGCTAAACgtaccgcccatccaaacccataAATTGCAAAAAGGTTATAATATCTTCAAGTTTTGGTAGTTTtgttatatttcattattttaaaattttaaaatttaaatctagttattagttgattatttttttaaaaatttgttagcatggcattttgaaataaaataatagttgtTTGATAATCAGCTTATTCATGGACCAAGTTATCTCTTAAATCTGAAGGTCCAttcgaaatttgagagaatttgaataaaaatattagactcGAAAAATGGGATAGGACAAAAAAAAagtctatttaaaatataggcTGAGCTTGgacttgaacattcaaggctcGACTTAAtttggcccattttttaaattttgaaatgttttatattatgttatttttatatattatgtaaatttGGCCTGTTTAAAAGTGCGTAAATATCATGCCTAGGCCCGATCGAACCTGATCCGACCCATGAACatctctatattttataatcatataaaaaagacattgtaatgaatttaaatttaataaaaaaaatcaatggtgttaacaaataaatttatattttaattaaaaatagagattaaaattcttgaaataaaaataaagaattaaatttcaaatttatgaaaaatatagaaacttagggtatattttaagataaaatatatacaagtgggatatgtttattttctaacgattttttttcttttggaaaaacAGAAAGTGAGGAAATAAATCTTACCATTTCATGGAAAGTAGAATAAATGGTTGCTTGAAAGTTGAAAGTTGAAAGTTGAAAGTTGAaaggtttaaaataaaaatatttaaaaaattatttttgcatattattttaatttatctttattatttttaatataaaatacttattttacataaaattaaaataattataaattaaataaaatagaatttaactAAATCGAAATCATTCAAATACCATCGATTtggatcaattttaatttctcaaatttttagcTCAACCTTAAGTCAAACTATGACATTAATCTCTACATTATGCATAAattgtagatttagtccatttactctattttaatcaagtttagtttctatactttttattttgaaatttcagttttaacccaaataataacagttaaattggttaggtaaattCTACCATTACTCTCGTATTATACGTGAGTTGTGGGTTTAATCTCTACTCTccattttgtcattttagtttctatacttgttgaattttaaaatttcaatattgactTCAActgaatagttattaaatctattaactaaaataatatgactattttgtgagtattaagaaattgaaaaggctttatacatatgataatatgtttatcGAATAAGATTTTAgacatatcaaaatttaacttaaaaatttaatgactatTGTTTAATAGGGATATTACATGACGTTTATATTTATTGATCAATAGGATATTACAATCCTTCTCCGAgtttacatttattaaaatataaatgaaataaaactctaCTTCTAATGAATATTAGAGTTTAAAGTACATCAAGCTTATCTTGATATTGATGAATATctctttaataataaaatattcataacacaaaaaatcattttcaaataatttaatttttcaataatttatcaaacaatatcTAACTGTCAAGCCGCTTACTTCACctatcattcttttttttttgaaataaaaaatcatagtgcttatttagtgaaaattatataattcaaccaaaaatcaattaaatatatcacAGAAATCATAGTGCTTTTTAGATAATTTGTGGGTAAACTGCACCCaaggtcattaaattattagtaagtttatgttttggctATTTAgcttaaaaaagttacaaaatgttcATTGAACTATTTAGAAGTTTTTACTAAGtcactaaattgttaaaatcattgttgtatAGCTTTCTTTATTCGCACCACATGCACTAATAAAAAGCTCTCATCCCATTCTCTTCTATagtctaatttttttcatgaaacaacttttaACATCACAAATCTATgaacaaaaattcaaacaactttcttctttaATCTTTGACACTGACAATTAGATCAACTTTGatttaaggtatgttcttctactcattgATGGATACTGATCCACCATACCAATCAAAGAATAGTCATTTGGAGCTTACTAGCTggccttaaaagaaaaaatcaaacttaacaacttagtgacttaaataaattttttgaataatttagtgaccattttataactttttgaagtgAATGGCCAATacgtaaacttattaatagtttagtgacattgGGTGTAGTTTAttcacaaattattttaaatacaaaacaaaaataaaataatgatattctAAATATTTGGGTTAATATGTAGTTCACCCTTGAACTTGTCCAGAATTATCTAGCTAgtacttgaacttttttttataccTAAATTTGTATTCCATTACACACATAGCCCCAATTTGTTaacatcattaatttttaaGGGTTAACATGTAGTTTGTCCCTAAACTTGTCCAAAAGTATTTAGCTAATATTAGAACTtgtccaaaatttatatttttaaaattaatttatattttaaaagacttttagtttttttaatttatgtctgcCACGTGTCATATTAAGAGGTTATCATGTTGTTACTATAAGATTAATCATCAATATTACGTTAGCACAAATTAACGGTGTTAATACGGAGGTACAAATCTAATGACGAAATACAAATTCGGATTccaattaggtaaaaataattaaatacaagatACTAAATACTTAAGCAGAGGAATGATGAGATGTGGGGCCAGCCTAACCCATTTCATCATTTGGTCAAGgatttaataaaaagaagaagaagcagttTGGGCCCAAATTAACCAAGTTGGGTGAGAAAATCTACTTCAAAATGTTGGAACCGACCTTTAACaaggaaaagataaaaagaagaaggaaaaaaacaaaaaacaaattatagaCAGAGactttttgattatttatttattatttctaattttttaaaatatttctgttttatttttattttgaaaattaaaacacaggtttagtaaagagaaaataaaaacttgtttaataaaaatataaaacatatttttacctattttccAACCCATAGGAacttaataaaaactaaaagattCTTACATTTATATAGATTCGAAATAGggaagaaatttatttattttatcgaGTTTGAacaaacataatatattttgtaaaactaataaaaaaacttttattatttttaatttttatatattaaaccGCTAATCCAAAtgcaattatatttatataatatcatGCTAgaccttttattttaaatgtttttcacATATTATATACAACCACTTCTTAAGAAATTTTATGGAATAAATAGGGATAAAATAAGTATGTAAACTTAAATTTAAGGGTCAAAATGGATCTTTcacttttatataatatttttattagaattataattgtttttatataatatcaaaatgcaattatatttatataatatcatGCTagaccttttatttttctttaatcttttttcACATGTTATATAAAACCACCTCCTAGGAAATTTTATGGAATAAATAGGGTAAAATAGgtatataaacttaaatttaaggGTCAAAATGGATCTTTCACTTTTATATAACAGttttattagaattaaaattatttttaaatttattattaaataactaatcaaaatgaaattatttttacttaatatcaatatatatatatatatatatatatattagaataataCCATTATATCCTTACTTAGGAAGAAGAGCTTGCCTTGAAATGGTATTGCCCTAACATGTTGAAGTCGACATTTGACTCTTTAATTCAAAGTAGGGAA harbors:
- the LOC105764048 gene encoding stachyose synthase → MAPSNNPVNSILNRLRSSSLDQCFDLCKGKFSVKGCPLLHDVPSNVSFRPFSLVCNETESDAPFPLVQRVKALSHKGGFLGFNIDEPSDSVVNSLGRFTDRNFLSIFRFKTWWSTQWVGTSGSDLQMETQWVVLDVPEIKSYVIIIPIIEGGFRSALRPGNDGHVMIFAESGSSHVKSCCFSSIAYVHVSENPFNLMKEAFSAIRVHLNTFKLLEEKSLPSIVDKFGWCTWDAFYLTVEPAGVWQGVKEFADAGVSPRFVIIDDGWQSINNDGDDPNEDAKNLALGGEQMTARLHRFEECDKFRKYKGGSFLGSNALSFNPQKPKMLITKAIEIEHAVKARDKALQSGATDVSEFETKIKKLKQELDDMFEVEGSGLPNGNRESFDCKGDDFGLKAFTRDLRTEFKGLDDIWVWHALCGAWGGVRPGATHLDCKVVPCNVSSGLDGTMPDLAVDKIVEGGIGLVHPNQADDFFDSMHSHLSESGVTGVKVDVIHTLEYVSEEYGGRVNLAKAYYNGLSSSLSKNFKGTGIISSMQQCNDFFFLGTKQISMGRVGDDFWFQDPNGDPNGVFWLQGVHMIHCAYNSLWMGQIIQPDWDMFQSDHVCAKYHAGSRAICGGPVYLSDSLGCHNFDLIKKLVHPDGTIPKCQCFALPTRDCLFVNPLFDNKSLLKLWNFNKYGGVIGAFNCQGAGWDSKVRRIIGYPQCYKPVTGSVHITDIEWDQCMEAAAMGEAEEYVVYLDQAESLLLLTPKSNPIQVTIQPSSFEIFSFVPVKNLGPIAKFAPIGVTDMFNSGGTIQELDYNETGAAAARLKIKGGGNFLAYSNVAPKTCYLNGTEVAPEWCADGKLKLDLSWTKEANGISDVVFVF